The Prevotella melaninogenica nucleotide sequence TCTGAAACAATAGCTTTCTCCTCATGAAGAAGGCAATTCAACAGAGTCGACTTACCCACATTTGTCTTACCAACAATGGCTACAGGCACACCTTTCTTCAAAGCCTTACCCGTCTCAAAGGAATCTGTGAGAAGTTTTATCTTTTGATGAATCGTCTCTGCCAAAGCTTTTAGTTCTGTACGATCAGCAAACTCAAGTTCCTCATGATCAGAGAAATCAAGTTCTAACTCCAACAAAGAAGTCATTTTCAAAAGCTGTTCACGCAAGAGTGAAAGCTCTGAACTAAAATGGCCCTTCAGTTGACTCAAAGCCACTTGATGCGTAGCACGATTAGAAGCAGCGATAAGGTCGGCAACAGCTTCTGCCTGACTAAGATCCATCTTACCATTCAGATAAGCGCGCTGTGTATACTCTCCCGGCTGAGCCTGACGACAGCCAGCATTAATGAGTGCCTTTACAACCTGATTAAGAATATAAGCAGAACCATGACAGGATATCTCCGTACTGTTCTCACCCGTATAACTATGGGGAGCACGGAAGACACTAACTAAAACATCATCAATGGTATTTCCCTCCTTATCGAGGATTTCACCATAATGCAAGGTGTTCCCTTTCGCATCTGTTAAATGCTTTCCACGAACACCATGAAAGACTTTGTCCGTCACTTCTATCGCCTTCTCACCACTCACACGGATGACACCTATAGCTCCACCCGGCTGAGTAGCAAGACTACACACTGTATCAGATACTGATAAAAATGTACCCTTTGAATTCATTTTACTATTGTTATATATCTATATCGAGTAAGAGAGGAACATTACATGAACCTTCTACATCCTGTAATGGACAGCAGTCAACAACCTTACTGATTAATTGTTTGCTAATGAGAAACAAGTCTATTCTATACCCTTTCTTATTCTTTCTATAGTCAGACCCGAACGGGAAATAAGTAAATCCCTCACTTTTAGTGCTGGGATATAGGTAACGATAGACATCAATCAACTGTTCTTCTTGAACAAACCTTTCAATCTCTGCACGTTCTTCTTTACTAAAACAAGCTAAAGAAGTGTTTATAACAGCCTTATCCCAAGCATCTATATCTTGCTGCACAACATTGAAATCACCACATATAACACATGGCTTATTTTGCTGTAATTGGTGAATAAGACTTTGAAAACATTTATACCAATGGTGTCTATTATCTCTTGTTGTTGCTGTTGCCCCTGCATAAGGAACATAAACACATACAACATAAATCTCTTTTAACTCTGTAACAATGACATTCCCTTTGTCGTAATATGCATCAAAGTTATCATATGTAACAGATATAAGAGAGCTTGATTTTGACAAAAGAGCAGTACCTAAATGTGCAAAGTCTGTTGACTCATTCCAATACTGCCGATAGCCTTTAAAGTCAAAATTGGCATATCGCGTTCTTACTTTGGTTTCTTGTAGACATACTATATCAGGAGTACAGCTTTCCAACATCTTCTGGAGATTTGGTAAAGCTGTCCTAATACCAAAAGTATTCCAAGAAATTATCCTCATAAAGAGTCCTATATTCTCTCCAACACCTTCTCTATCAAGCCGTCGATAATATTCTTATAGCTTGCATTTGCTTCTTTTGCAAGGCGGTTGGCAATAACCATACAAACCGTTACAGCCTTATGCCCCATAAGCGTTGCAAGACCAGCAAGAGCCGATGACTCCATCTCGAAGTTAGTTACCTGCATACCATTATAAGAGAAGTTTTCTATCTTCTCATTCAGTTTAGGGTCCTGCAATGGCAAACGAAGTTCACGTCCCTGTGGTCCGAAGAATCCTCCACAAGCAATCGTAACACCACGTACCATATCATCAGCAGCGATAGTGTCAAGCAAATCCTTGTCAGCACAAGCCACGTATGGATTTCCCAACTGCGAATCCCATTCAACCTGCTTCTTGAATTCCGCTTCAAACTCAAGGTCAGAAGCCTGATTACGACCTGCATAGAAGTTTAACAAACCATCGAAACCAATACTCTTGGCAGATGCAATGTAAGTACCAACAGGAGTGTAAGGCTGCAATCCTCCACAAGTACCGATTCGTACAAGTGTCAACTGGCGCAACTGCTCATTCTCTGTACGTGTCTTGAAATCTATGTTAGCAAGCGCATCCAATTCGTTTAAAACGATATCAATATTGTCACAGCCAATACCTGTACTCAAAACCGTAATTCTCTTTCCCTTGAAAGTACCTGTGATAGCACAGAACTCACGATTAGAAACCTCACATTCTTTATTCTCAAAGTGTGAAGCAACGAGTGCCACGCGACCAGGGTCACCAACAAGTATAACCTTATCTGCAAGATTCTCTGGCTTCAAGTGTAAGTGGAAGATACTTCCATCCTCATTTATAATCAGTTCTGAAGGGGCAAAATATTTCTTCTCCATAGTCGAAAGATGATTTGGTAATATTGTGATTGATCATGTTTAAAAAACAAAGGTAAGCATAAAAGAAGAGATAACCAAAGGTTGTAAAGGAAAAAACATATCAGAATGAAGCCTCACAAAAGGGCGAATAACATAGTTTCCGCACCAAAAAGGGAGATATATAACATCGTTATTAAGCATCAGCACCATTAGTGCGGAGCGTCAGCACCATTGGTGCGGAGCATTAACACCATTGGTGCTTACCTACAAAACAAGGCTTAACAAGCCACAATATAACAAAAGAAAACGATAAGATAAAGGGCATTACCATATGAAACAAGCCACTAACAACTAACATATAAGATATTTGCTTACCATACAGCATTATATAGAAAATTATCTTTTAAAATTACGATAGGAATTAAATGTTTTTCTTATCTTTGCAAAAATAACAAACTAATGCACGATGAACAGAACCAACAAAGTATTACTTATTTATACAGGCGGCACCATTGGTATGGGACATAACCAACGGACAGGCGCATTGGAGCCATTAGACTTCAATCATCTTGTTGAGAACGTTCCTGAGTTTAAACTAATCCCTACGGAGGTTGATACCTATCAGTTCGACCCTCCTATCGACTCTTCTGACATGTCGCCAGTGCGATGGAAGCAGTTGGTGAAAGTTATTTCAGACCGATATGATGAGTATGATGGTTTTGTTGTTTTGCATGGTACAGATACGATGTCTTATACAGCCTCTGTCTTGTCATTTATGTTTGAGAACCTTACAAAACCAATCATCCTTACAGGTTCACAACTTCCAATAGGTCAGCTGCGTACAGACGGTAAGGAAAACCTCATGACAAGTCTTGAATTAGCATCTGCTCATCACTTAGATGGCACGCCAATGGTACCAGAAGTTTGTATCTACTTTAGCGGTCATCTCCTACGTGGCAACCGCTCAACTAAGCAGAACGCAGACGAATTCAATGCGTTTGACACCTTTAACTATCCTCATCTTTGTGAGGCTGGCGTCAACTTCAACTTTAATGAACACAATATCCTAAAGCCAGACTTTGCAAAACCAATGGTGCCACACTTCGAGTTGGATAACAATGTGATTATCTTTTCTCTCTTCCCTGGTATTGAGGAGCATTTGATTCATCACATGTTTGATGCGCCAGAGTTGAGAAGTATTGTCATGCGTTCATACGGAAGTGGAAACGCTCCACAGCAACCTTGGCTTATGAACATACTTCGTAAGGTTTCAGAACGTGACGTTATTGTGGTTAATATCAGTCAGTGTATTAGCGGACAGGTTGAGATGAATCGTTACGATACGGGGTATCAACTTAAGGATACTGGCGTTATTAGTGGTTATGATAGTACGGTTGAAGCTGCTGTAACAAAGTTGATGTATCTGCAAGCTAAATACAACGACACAGAAACAATTCGCAAATATATGAACCAGTCGATTGCAGGTGAAATCACTATCTATAATTGATAGACTACTGCGAACGGCTTGATAAAAAACAAAACAGCCCAATATTTCCCACTCTTCCTACAAATCAATAAGCATTGAAAGGAAGAATAAAAGGAAATATTGGGCTGAATTATGTTTGTTAGAACTTATTGCAACGCTCGAAGAAACCGATTTCTTCAAGTTCTTTCTTCATGCGTGCCTCTTCTTCATCTGTCATATTCTGGAAAGGAACACGGTTAGGACCAAGGTCAAAACCCATCAACTTCATGATGCGCTTACCACCAACGATATTGCCACGGAAGTGACAAATGACGTTGATAACCTCTTGTGAGAAGTTTTGTTTCTCACGTGCTGTTTCGATATCACCCTTGTTCCATGCCTCGATGATACCTGTCAGCTCACGACCATTATAGTTGGTTGTACCGCCAATACCACCCTTTGCACCGCCTTGAGCCAAACTTGGGAGAATCGTTTCGTCCTGTCCATGCAGCATATCAAACTTACCATCCTTGTAAAGACGGCACTGGTTGTACTCGTAAAGACTCTCAAAGGTGTACTTGATACCTGCGAAGTTAGGGATACGACCATCGACAGCTTTCAAGAGTTCGAGCATAGATAAGAATGCACCATTAAATGCTGGGATGTGATAGTAGTAGAAAGGAAGTGAGGGAGCTGCGGCTGCAATCGTCTCACAATACTTCACTAACTCCTCGATACGACCAATCTTTGGGAATGGAGGAGCCATAGCTCCGATACCCCATGCACCAATCTTCTCTGCATGTTCTGCCAAACGTACGCTCTCACGCAAGCAACAACTACCCACGTGTACAATAACCTTGAAGCCCTCTGGTGCAGCCTGCATCCAGCGTTCTGCCAACTGCATACGCTCCTCAGTTGTGAGCATATAGCCCTCACCAGATGAACCATTGATAAACACTCCCTTCAAACCGTTCTTCTGCAACATGGCTGCATAAGCCTCAATAGGCTCAAGATTGACATCGCCATTAGCATAGAATGGCGTAAACGGTGCGTCAATTAATCCAATAATCTTTTCCATAAACATTGTTGCCCTCCACCTTTAATCCTCTAAAAGGGGGTTGTATGCGTGGGAAAGGCGATTATATATGATAATAATAAGCAATTATAAGCGATTCGTTACTCCATATTGTCGGTTGTTGGTTTCAAGCAAGAGAGCTGCAAAACCAAAGCTAATACAACAATACCTCCCAAGATAGCAAAGCCATTACCAAGGTTACCACCATCAGTCCACTTGCCTAATACCTGTGTAACAGCAGCACCAGCGAAGACTCCAGTCATGTTCATAATACCATAAGCAGTACTACGATACTTTGAAGAAATGAACTGACAGAGGATTGGCATATTGTTAGCATCAAACATACCATAACCAATACCAAAGCATAAACCTGCTCCGACGACAGACACAAGACTATGACCAAAGCCCAATAACATAAGGGCTGGAACGGTAAGACCAAGTCCAATGGCACTAGTATAGACACGTCCTCGCAAGTTACGCTGTACCCAACGGTCAGAAATAACACCTCCCATGATAACGCCAATGAATGATGATACGGCGATAGTTATCGTTGACATTGGTCCTGC carries:
- the mnmE gene encoding tRNA uridine-5-carboxymethylaminomethyl(34) synthesis GTPase MnmE — translated: MNSKGTFLSVSDTVCSLATQPGGAIGVIRVSGEKAIEVTDKVFHGVRGKHLTDAKGNTLHYGEILDKEGNTIDDVLVSVFRAPHSYTGENSTEISCHGSAYILNQVVKALINAGCRQAQPGEYTQRAYLNGKMDLSQAEAVADLIAASNRATHQVALSQLKGHFSSELSLLREQLLKMTSLLELELDFSDHEELEFADRTELKALAETIHQKIKLLTDSFETGKALKKGVPVAIVGKTNVGKSTLLNCLLHEEKAIVSDIHGTTRDVIEDTTEIKGVTFRFIDTAGIRHTDDQIEKLGIERAYQKMDEAAIVVWVIDEQPTAEECTEMQRLTQGKHLITIFNKIDSKAVEPKQVDNDLHTVYISAKLKQNIKALEEAIYEAADISEISENSVIITSARHYEALTHADESILRVIEALDFGLSGDLVSEDLRICLHQLADITGGQITPHEVLGNIFKHFCIGK
- a CDS encoding exodeoxyribonuclease III; the protein is MRIISWNTFGIRTALPNLQKMLESCTPDIVCLQETKVRTRYANFDFKGYRQYWNESTDFAHLGTALLSKSSSLISVTYDNFDAYYDKGNVIVTELKEIYVVCVYVPYAGATATTRDNRHHWYKCFQSLIHQLQQNKPCVICGDFNVVQQDIDAWDKAVINTSLACFSKEERAEIERFVQEEQLIDVYRYLYPSTKSEGFTYFPFGSDYRKNKKGYRIDLFLISKQLISKVVDCCPLQDVEGSCNVPLLLDIDI
- a CDS encoding nucleoside phosphorylase — translated: MEKKYFAPSELIINEDGSIFHLHLKPENLADKVILVGDPGRVALVASHFENKECEVSNREFCAITGTFKGKRITVLSTGIGCDNIDIVLNELDALANIDFKTRTENEQLRQLTLVRIGTCGGLQPYTPVGTYIASAKSIGFDGLLNFYAGRNQASDLEFEAEFKKQVEWDSQLGNPYVACADKDLLDTIAADDMVRGVTIACGGFFGPQGRELRLPLQDPKLNEKIENFSYNGMQVTNFEMESSALAGLATLMGHKAVTVCMVIANRLAKEANASYKNIIDGLIEKVLERI
- a CDS encoding asparaginase is translated as MNRTNKVLLIYTGGTIGMGHNQRTGALEPLDFNHLVENVPEFKLIPTEVDTYQFDPPIDSSDMSPVRWKQLVKVISDRYDEYDGFVVLHGTDTMSYTASVLSFMFENLTKPIILTGSQLPIGQLRTDGKENLMTSLELASAHHLDGTPMVPEVCIYFSGHLLRGNRSTKQNADEFNAFDTFNYPHLCEAGVNFNFNEHNILKPDFAKPMVPHFELDNNVIIFSLFPGIEEHLIHHMFDAPELRSIVMRSYGSGNAPQQPWLMNILRKVSERDVIVVNISQCISGQVEMNRYDTGYQLKDTGVISGYDSTVEAAVTKLMYLQAKYNDTETIRKYMNQSIAGEITIYN
- a CDS encoding dihydrodipicolinate synthase family protein codes for the protein MEKIIGLIDAPFTPFYANGDVNLEPIEAYAAMLQKNGLKGVFINGSSGEGYMLTTEERMQLAERWMQAAPEGFKVIVHVGSCCLRESVRLAEHAEKIGAWGIGAMAPPFPKIGRIEELVKYCETIAAAAPSLPFYYYHIPAFNGAFLSMLELLKAVDGRIPNFAGIKYTFESLYEYNQCRLYKDGKFDMLHGQDETILPSLAQGGAKGGIGGTTNYNGRELTGIIEAWNKGDIETAREKQNFSQEVINVICHFRGNIVGGKRIMKLMGFDLGPNRVPFQNMTDEEEARMKKELEEIGFFERCNKF